A part of Bacillus rossius redtenbacheri isolate Brsri chromosome 1, Brsri_v3, whole genome shotgun sequence genomic DNA contains:
- the LOC134537428 gene encoding ell-associated factor Eaf, with translation MQKFHHEEGNLAETLGLGTDTYEVKLGNSFTNGRGPAFHTVKYDFKPASVDTSKMATVKVESNHQVTVTVPHLDGAGLPHTVFKGSERPYQKECVLIIDKATGQITLEKLSTNIQVKKTRPEHGPRQHHPNNHLSPSTEPQANNHSSRKVPSQQPDIARPKKSFKSTYAPLLSASVGGCIPKHSPLRLSPLYPSSQSPVRPQHKSPPNPAVAASLPTLGLTDDFQRDVPEYVQPREEEDVGVLSGTSSDSTSCASSDSEHEPDAKANSFHDRNGALPSVVRPEQILKEDLQLSESGSESD, from the coding sequence ATGCAGAAGTTCCACCATGAAGAGGGTAATCTGGCTGAAACTCTGGGTCTGGGCACAGACACATACGAGGTGAAGCTGGGCAACAGCTTCACGAACGGTCGGGGACCTGCCTTCCACACGGTGAAGTATGACTTCAAGCCGGCGAGCGTGGACACGAGCAAGATGGCGACGGTGAAGGTGGAGTCCAACCACCAGGTGACGGTGACGGTGCCCCACCTGGACGGGGCCGGGTTGCCTCACACCGTGTTCAAAGGCTCGGAACGGCCGTACCAGAAGGAGTGCGTGTTGATCATCGACAAGGCGACGGGACAGATCACCCTGGAGAAGCTGAGTACCAACATCCAGGTGAAGAAGACCCGGCCGGAACACGGCCCGAGGCAACACCACCCCAACAACCACCTCTCCCCTTCGACGGAGCCCCAGGCGAACAACCACTCCTCCCGGAAGGTGCCCTCTCAGCAGCCGGACATCGCCAGGCCCAAGAAGTCGTTCAAGTCGACGTACGCCCCACTTTTGAGTGCCTCCGTCGGGGGCTGCATCCCCAAGCACTCCCCCCTACGGTTATCACCCTTGTACCCCTCCTCGCAGAGCCCGGTGCGCCCCCAACACAAGTCCCCGCCCAACCCCGCGGTCGCAGCCAGCCTGCCCACGCTCGGCCTGACGGATGACTTCCAGCGAGACGTGCCGGAGTACGTGCAGCCCCGGGAGGAGGAGGACGTGGGAGTCCTGTCAGGCACGTCCAGTGACTCCACCAGCTGCGCCTCGTCGGACAGCGAGCACGAGCCGGACGCCAAGGCCAACAGCTTCCACGACCGCAACGGGGCGCTCCCCAGCGTCGTGAGGCCGGAGCAGATACTGAAGGAGGACTTGCAGCTGTCGGAGTCCGGGTCGGAGAGCGACTGA